The Bernardetia sp. ABR2-2B DNA window CTCATTTCAGTGGTTTTTATTAGTCAATATCTCAATCATATTCCACTTGCTAGTTTGGCAGCCATACTTTTAGTGGTAGGTTACAAACTTATCAAACCTTCTATTGTAAAAGAAGTTTATCAAAAAGGAAGAGAGCAGTTTTTACCTTTTATAGTAACAGCGATAGTTATTTTGTTCTCTGATTTACTTATCGGAATACTGATAGGAATTGCAGTAGGTTTCTTTTTCATTATTCGTGCTAACATCAGAACAGCAATTTCAATTAAGCAAGTAGGGAGAGATGAAAATTACTTCGAAATTATTTTTAATAAAGATTTATCTTTTGTGAATCGTGCTTTTTTGAGAGATATTTTTGTAAAAGTACCTGACCATACTTTTTTAATTATAGATGGAACGAAAGCAAACTTTATTGATAAAGACATTGAAGATACTATCAAAAATTTTATAAAAGAAGCAGAGCAGCACGATATTGCAGTAACTCTAAAAAATGTAGCTTTTGTAAGCTCGGAAGAAGCTATAAAAGAACATGAAAAGAAAAATAGTAGTGATAAACGTTTTGAAGAAAAAGCATTATTATAATTAAAAAATAAAACCTATCATAGAAATAAAATAAATTATGTCAAAATCTTATTTAGATTTCTCTCTTTTGTTGGTTTTTTTAGCAAAGCAACACCGATAAATACATAAATTTTTAAATTGAACAAAGCTAGTATTAGCAAAATTACCTTTAATCATCAAATATATTGAAAACTCTACTCTCAAAAATACAGATAAAGATAAATGAACGAGTTTATCTTAAAGACCCTGAAAGCTCTGAACTCGGACGCAAAATTGTGCGCCAAAGTATTTTACTTATTGATTCAATAGGACTAGAACACTTTACTTTCAAAAAACTAGCAAAAGAAATTGGCTCAACAGAAGCATCTGTTTATCGTTATTTTGAAAATAAACATAAACTACTCATTTACTTAGTTTCTTGGTATTGGAATTGGATGGAATATCAACTTGTTTTTCAAACGAGTAATTTAGAATCTGCTGAAAAAGCTCTTGAAAAGGCTATTTCTACACTCGCAAAACCTATTGAAGTAGATAATCAGTATGACAATATTGATGCAACAGCTTTACACAGAATTGTAGTTTCAGAATCTGCAAAGGCTTACTTGACAAAAGAGGTAGATAGTGATAATAAGGAAGGCTATTTTGCAAGTTATAAAAGACTTACACACAGAGTGGCTGATATGGTTTTGAAGCTTAACCCAAAATATAAGTTTCCTAATGCGCTCGTTTCTATTATTATGGAAAGTTCACATCAACAGAGTTATTTTGCCAAACATTTGCCTTCACTTACAGAAGTACGAGGAGATGACGACGAAAAAAGTTTGATAGATTTTTTGACTGATTTAGTTTTTAATGCTCTAAAAGTAGAGAGGAAGAAGTAAAAAAAACAAAAACAAAAATTCTCAACTACTTAAATAAATAGTTGAGAATTTTTGACTATTGGTGTCGTTTCGCTAAAACACTGACAACGGCGTAATTTTTGAAAATTGTTTTCTTAAAATCTTAAACCAATTTCTCCAAAATTCTACTCATAGAACATTCATAAAGTAGTTTTGCTTTTAGTTCTGAAATTGGAATACGGATTTGCTCCATTGTATCACGATAACGAAGTGTAACGGTATTATCTTCTAAAGTATCATGGTCGACGGTAACACAAAATGGCGTTCCGACAACATCCTGACGAGCATAACGCTTTCCAATAGAAGCACTTTCTTCATAAAATGTTTCTAAATCCAAGCTAAGTTCCTTCAAGATTTCTTTTGCTTTGTCTGGTAATCCATCTTTTTTGGTAAGAGGAAAAACAGCTACTTTTGTAGGTGCAAGTGGGGCAGGAAAAGAAAGGAAAATACGTTTTTCTACATTTCCTTTTTCATTTGTAGATTCAATTTCTTGATAGGCATTGCTCATCACAGAAAGAAAAAGACGGTCAAGACCGATAGAAGTTTCAATTACATAAGGAACATAATTTTCCTTTGCTTGTGCATCGTGGAAACGTAATTTTTTCTTAGAAAACTCTTCGTGTTGCTTCAAGTCAAAGTCTGTACGAGAATGAATACCTTCCATTTCTTTCCAGCCAATTGGATAATTAAATTCTATATCTTCGGCTGCATCAGCGTAGTGAGCTAATTTGTCATGAACGTGAAAACGAAGTTTTTCGGCTGGTGTTCCGATAGCCAAATGCCATTGATGACGATTTTCCTTCCATTTATCAAACCACTCTTTCTGTGTCCCTGGTTTGATAAAAAATTGCATTTCCATTTGTGTAAACTCACGCATACGCATAATAAACTGACGAGCTACGATTTCATTTCTAAAGGCTTTACCTACCTGTGCAATACCAAAAGGAGGTGCAAGACGGCTTGTTTTTTGGACATTTAGATAATTTACAAAAATACCTTGTGCTGTTTCTGGGCGTAAATAAACCTCATTAGATTCTGTATCAACAGAACCAATTTGAGTAGAAAACATTAAGTTAAATTGTCTTACTTCTGTCCAATTAGCAGTGCCAGAAATCTCACAAACAATATTTTCTTCAACAATCAAATTATGAACACCTTCTAAATCTTCTTTCTTCAAAAAGTCATTCATTTTATCTACTAAGGCTTGTCCTTTTTCCTTATCGCCTTCTTTTTCGTACTGCTCTGCTCTGTTTTCGATAAGTTGGTCGGCACGATAACGCTTCTGAGAATCTTTGTTATCAATCATTGGGTCATTAAAACCCTCAATATGTCCTGATGCTTGCCACGTTGTTGGGTGCATAAAAATAGCTGCATCAATCCCAACAATATTATCGTTTAGACGTGTCATGGCAAGCCACCAAGCTTGTTGTAAATTGTTGCGAAGGGCAGAGCCATTTTGTCCGTAATCATAAACAGCTTGTAAACCATCATAGATTTCAGATGATTGAAATACAAAGCCATATTCTTTACAATGTGATATTATTTTTTGAAAAATTTCATTTTCAGGATTTTTTGAGTTTCCCTTTTTTTTCTTGTTTTGCTTTTTTGTGCTTTCCATGAAAGTCCTTTAATATATTATAATTGATTTTTTTTGAATAATAGGCAAAGATAAGGATTCTATATCAAATGATTTTAAGGAAAAGAAAAGAAAACTTACTAATTTTTAAAAGCAGAAAGTTCTTTCAAATGATTTTTTTCATAATTTATCGAAAACCTCCTTAACAACGTACATTTTTTACAAAATAATTTATATCTTAGAGTACCAAAAATTTACCTAATAATTGTATTCATGAATTTTCTTTCATCAAAAACACTGCTGTTTTTTAGTAGTTGTGTTTGTGTTTTCTTGTTTTACTTTTCTTTTTCACACGCTCAAACACCTCATTTTCGCACTTATACGATACAAGAAGGTTTGCCACAAAGCTCTGTTTATTCTCTTCTTTTGGATAATCAATCCAAGCTTTGGATAGGAACACAAGGAGGAGTAGCCTCTTTTGATGGACAAAATTTCACTACTTATACACAAAAAGAAGGGCTAGGAGATAATCACGTAACTACGGTTTATCAAGACAATGATAATCAGATTTGGGTTGGACATCGCTATACAGGAATTTCTCTCAAAAAAGGAAATCAATTTGTAAATTTTGCAGCCGATACGATAAAAATTGTAAACTCAATCTTACGAACAGAAGAAGACAAACTTTGGGTAGCAACCAATACAGGACTTTTTTTGCTTAATGCTTCTTCTGGAGAGTTAATTTCTCATCATTTTCAAAATAATTTTATTAATCAGATTTTTATAGAAAATGATAAAGTATTTATTGTAGGTACAAATGGGCTACACACATTAAATACTACCAGCTCAACTCCAACACTTGATTCACTTCTTTCTCCTTTAAATCTTAACTCACAAGCAGCAGGGTTTTCAGATGTCAAGTTTATAAATAAAAATACACTTTGGGTAGCTACAGGAAATGAGCTATTCAAGATTTCATTAGAATCAGCTCAAAATGCAACAATACTAGAAAAATATACTGTCAATGAAACTCCTGTTTTAAATGGCATTAATTCCTTGAAATTAGCCAATGACAATAGTCTTTGGGTAGCAACTGCAACGGGTGCTGTTCATATAAAAGACAAAAAAATAGAAACTTTTACTACTCAAAATGGACTCGCAGGAGGTCAAGTACCTACTATCGAACAAGACCATGAAGGACAGATTTGGATAGGGACATTTTATGGAAAAGGACTTTCATTATTTTTAGGGCGTTATTTCGAACGCCTCAATCAAGCCGAAGACGAAATTGTACTGGCTACCACTACGGATAATCAAGGAGGAGTTTGGACAGGAACTCTCAAGGGTGTTTTTCGATATACTTTTATAAATGAAACGCAAAGTAATATTTCAAATATAGAGCAAATAAAACCTTTTTCAGCTACCCCAAATGCAACAGTTGCCTCACTTTATACAGATTCAAGAGGTTTAGTTTGGATAGGTGCAAAAGGAAAATTAGCGAGTTATGACCCTCAAAAAAAACAAATTTTGGACTATTCGAAATTGATAAATACAGGTGCAATGATAGTTTCGATTAATGAAGACAAAGAAAGTAATATTTGGATTTCAGCTTTTGAACAAAAATGTATTCGCTTAACTATGGAAGGACAAAAAGCTATTTCTAAAGATGATTTTACGACTAATGAAGGACTTGTCAGTAATGTAATTTGGAAATTATATAAAGATAAAAAAGGAGATTTGTGGTTTGGAAGCAACGATAATGGACTTTCTCGTTATGATGGCACTGATTTTTATTCTCTTACAGAAAATGAAGGCTTACCTAATAATCGCCCTGCTGCCATTACTGAAGATACAGACGGAAACTTATGGTTTGCAAGTATTGGAGGAGGAATTTTTAAGTACGATGGAAAAGATTTTAAAGTTTACACAACGAAAGAGGGTATTACTTCAGACAATCCTTATTTAATTATTGGAGATGGTGTGGGTAATATTTGGATAGGAACAAACGATGGTGTGAATAAAATTAATCCAAAGACAGATGAAATAAAAAAGTATAGCTTCAAAGAAGGTTTTATAGGAATGGAAACCAATCAAAACTCTGTTCATAAAGATAAAAACGGTAATCTTTGGTTCGGTACAATCAATGGACTCATGAAATGTAACCCTACTTTACTTGAAAAAAACAACACTCCTCCACCTATTTTTTTAGAAAATACACAATTATTTTTGAGAGATACTATTCAAATCAGTAATCAAGAATTACCTTATGATAAAAATTATTTGACTTTTAATTTTATAGGAGTTAGTTACAAAAACCCGACAGGTTTGCGTTATCAATTTCGTTTGAAAGGCTTTGATGCAGAATGGTCGCCTCCAACAAGTGCAAATGTAGCTACTTATACAAGTTTGCCTCATGGGAAGTATGAGTTTGAAGCTCGTGCAATTAATGCTGATGGAGTGCTTTCTCAAGAACTTGCAACTACATCATTTGTAATTAGCCCTGCTTTTTGGAATCGCCTTTGGTTTCAAGTTTTGGCTGGTATTGTTGTTTGTCTGTTTGTTTGGGGAGGGCATAATTTACGTATGCGAAAAATAAAAAATGACAAACTGCATTTAGAAAAAATAGTAGAAATACGTACAGAAGAAATAAATGCTCAAAAAGAAGAAATTGAAGCGACAAATGGCTCTTTAGTAGAAAGGAATGCTGAGATAATGCAACAAAAAGAAGAGATTTTGGCACAGCGAGATGATATTAGTTTACAAGCCGAACAACTTTCAACCATTTATTTAGAGGCCGATAAACAGAATAAAAAAATTAGTCAGAGTATAAGATATGCACAGCGTATCCAACAAGCTATGCTACCTTCAAAAAAGCTTTTATCCAAACTTCTACCTAATCATTTTGTTTATTATCAACCCAAAGATATAGTAAGTGGAGATGCATATTGGGTCGGTAAAACAGAAGGAAAAACACTTATTGCTGCTATCGATTGTACAGGGCATGGCGTACCAGGTGCAATTATGGCAATGGCTGCTAACTCTGCACTTATTCAAATCGTAGAAGCTGAAAGAAAGTGGCAGCCAAATGAAGTTTTGAGCCGATTGCATACACTTATTTGTCAGAACTTATCACAGTCGGAAAATAATATTAAAGATGGAATGGATATTATTTTGTGTGCTTTTGATGATAAAAATGAAAACCAAGAAATATATTTTGCAGGTGCAAAACGTCCTTTGATTTATGTTCAGAATGGAAAAGTTGGCTCTATAAAAGGCAACCGTCATTCTATTGGAGGTAGAGAAGAAAATATAGAATTTACATTGCATACTATGCCTTTGACTTCTGATACTACGTTTTATCTTACTTCTGATGGTTATCAAGACCAATTTGGAGGAAAAGAAAATAAAAAGTTAGGAAGACACAATTTTTATGAAATGATTAAAGAAGTTGCTTCTCAACCTTTAGACAAACAGCAAGAATACTTTACTGATTTTATGGAAAAATGGAAAGAAGAAGGAAATGAAGACCAAATTGATGACCAACTTATTTTAGGTTTTAAGTGGAGTTGATTGAAGTTTGATTTGGTTTGAGATACTCCCCTATTTCTTCCTCTTAATTTTATTTACAATATTTATTTAAAGGGTTTTTAGCTTCTTCACTTCCATAACTAAGAGCAATTTTCCAACTCTCACAGGCATTTTGTTTGTCTTTTGTTTTTTCATTATCTGATATTGGTTTTTCCCAGAAGTAAAACCCTTTGTAATACCATAAATACGGGTTTTTTGGGTTGATTTCTATAGCCTTATTCAAAAGCTCTCCCATAGCTTTATAATCTTTTGTTTTGTGTTTGGCAACAGCTTTTCCAATATATGGCTCTACTAATTTAGGTTCTTTTTCAATGATTTTGTCAAAATATAAACTTGCTTTATCATAATCTTTAATTTTTTCAAGATACAAATCAGCAA harbors:
- a CDS encoding glycine--tRNA ligase, which translates into the protein MESTKKQNKKKKGNSKNPENEIFQKIISHCKEYGFVFQSSEIYDGLQAVYDYGQNGSALRNNLQQAWWLAMTRLNDNIVGIDAAIFMHPTTWQASGHIEGFNDPMIDNKDSQKRYRADQLIENRAEQYEKEGDKEKGQALVDKMNDFLKKEDLEGVHNLIVEENIVCEISGTANWTEVRQFNLMFSTQIGSVDTESNEVYLRPETAQGIFVNYLNVQKTSRLAPPFGIAQVGKAFRNEIVARQFIMRMREFTQMEMQFFIKPGTQKEWFDKWKENRHQWHLAIGTPAEKLRFHVHDKLAHYADAAEDIEFNYPIGWKEMEGIHSRTDFDLKQHEEFSKKKLRFHDAQAKENYVPYVIETSIGLDRLFLSVMSNAYQEIESTNEKGNVEKRIFLSFPAPLAPTKVAVFPLTKKDGLPDKAKEILKELSLDLETFYEESASIGKRYARQDVVGTPFCVTVDHDTLEDNTVTLRYRDTMEQIRIPISELKAKLLYECSMSRILEKLV
- a CDS encoding two-component regulator propeller domain-containing protein, which codes for MNFLSSKTLLFFSSCVCVFLFYFSFSHAQTPHFRTYTIQEGLPQSSVYSLLLDNQSKLWIGTQGGVASFDGQNFTTYTQKEGLGDNHVTTVYQDNDNQIWVGHRYTGISLKKGNQFVNFAADTIKIVNSILRTEEDKLWVATNTGLFLLNASSGELISHHFQNNFINQIFIENDKVFIVGTNGLHTLNTTSSTPTLDSLLSPLNLNSQAAGFSDVKFINKNTLWVATGNELFKISLESAQNATILEKYTVNETPVLNGINSLKLANDNSLWVATATGAVHIKDKKIETFTTQNGLAGGQVPTIEQDHEGQIWIGTFYGKGLSLFLGRYFERLNQAEDEIVLATTTDNQGGVWTGTLKGVFRYTFINETQSNISNIEQIKPFSATPNATVASLYTDSRGLVWIGAKGKLASYDPQKKQILDYSKLINTGAMIVSINEDKESNIWISAFEQKCIRLTMEGQKAISKDDFTTNEGLVSNVIWKLYKDKKGDLWFGSNDNGLSRYDGTDFYSLTENEGLPNNRPAAITEDTDGNLWFASIGGGIFKYDGKDFKVYTTKEGITSDNPYLIIGDGVGNIWIGTNDGVNKINPKTDEIKKYSFKEGFIGMETNQNSVHKDKNGNLWFGTINGLMKCNPTLLEKNNTPPPIFLENTQLFLRDTIQISNQELPYDKNYLTFNFIGVSYKNPTGLRYQFRLKGFDAEWSPPTSANVATYTSLPHGKYEFEARAINADGVLSQELATTSFVISPAFWNRLWFQVLAGIVVCLFVWGGHNLRMRKIKNDKLHLEKIVEIRTEEINAQKEEIEATNGSLVERNAEIMQQKEEILAQRDDISLQAEQLSTIYLEADKQNKKISQSIRYAQRIQQAMLPSKKLLSKLLPNHFVYYQPKDIVSGDAYWVGKTEGKTLIAAIDCTGHGVPGAIMAMAANSALIQIVEAERKWQPNEVLSRLHTLICQNLSQSENNIKDGMDIILCAFDDKNENQEIYFAGAKRPLIYVQNGKVGSIKGNRHSIGGREENIEFTLHTMPLTSDTTFYLTSDGYQDQFGGKENKKLGRHNFYEMIKEVASQPLDKQQEYFTDFMEKWKEEGNEDQIDDQLILGFKWS
- a CDS encoding TetR/AcrR family transcriptional regulator, which gives rise to MKTLLSKIQIKINERVYLKDPESSELGRKIVRQSILLIDSIGLEHFTFKKLAKEIGSTEASVYRYFENKHKLLIYLVSWYWNWMEYQLVFQTSNLESAEKALEKAISTLAKPIEVDNQYDNIDATALHRIVVSESAKAYLTKEVDSDNKEGYFASYKRLTHRVADMVLKLNPKYKFPNALVSIIMESSHQQSYFAKHLPSLTEVRGDDDEKSLIDFLTDLVFNALKVERKK